In one Erinaceus europaeus chromosome 3, mEriEur2.1, whole genome shotgun sequence genomic region, the following are encoded:
- the GPR45 gene encoding probable G-protein coupled receptor 45: MSCNGSALGLNTSEADPSAPAPLRVSLAVAMLLMIVVSFLGNAVVCVIVYQRPAMRSAINLLLASLAFSDIMLSLCCMPFTAVTLLTARWHFGAALCRLSAALYWFFVLEGVAILLIISVDRFLIIVQRQDRLTPRRAKSIIAASWLLSFCVAAPSLAGWAVVEVPARAPQCVLGYSELLTVRAYAVTLVGAAFCVPFTLMLGAYLCILHAVRKNAMRVRNQSDSLDLRHMGRAGLRRLQRQQLVSLDLGFKTKAFTTILLLFVGFSLCWLPHTVYSLLAVFSRRFYCSRDFYVASSCVLWLGYLKSALNPLLYCWRIKRFREACADLLPQGAHVLPGLPERLRRRTRPRALYVCGESQSSV; the protein is encoded by the coding sequence ATGTCCTGTAACGGCAGCGCCCTGGGGCTCAACACCAGCGAGGCGGACCCGTCCGCGCCCGCGCCGCTCAGGGTGTCCCTGGCCGTCGCCATGCTGCTCATGATCGTGGTGAGCTTCCTGGGCAACGCCGTGGTGTGTGTCATCGTGTACCAGCGGCCGGCCATGCGCTCCGCCATCAACCTGCTGCTGGCCTCGCTGGCCTTCTCCGACATCATGCTGTCGCTGTGCTGCATGCCCTTCACGGCCGTCACGCTGCTCACCGCGCGCTGGCACTTCGGGGCCGCCCTCTGCCGCCTGTCGGCCGCGCTCTACTGGTTCTTCGTGCTGGAGGGCGTGGCCATCCTGCTCATCATCAGCGTGGACCGCTTCCTCATCATCGTGCAGCGCCAGGACCGGCTGACCCCGCGGCGGGCCAAGAGCATCATCGCCGCCTCCTGGCTGCTGTCCTTCTGCGTGGCGGCGCCGTCGCTGGCCGGCTGGGCTGTGGTGGAGGTGCCGGCGCGGGCGCCGCAGTGCGTGCTGGGTTACTCGGAGCTGCTCACCGTGCGGGCCTACGCGGTGACGTTGGTGGGGGCAGCCTTCTGCGTGCCGTTCACGCTCATGCTGGGCGCCTACCTGTGCATCCTGCACGCCGTGCGCAAGAACGCCATGCGCGTGCGCAACCAGTCCGACAGCCTGGACCTGCGCCACATGGGCCGCGCGGGGTTGCGGCGGCTGCAGCGGCAGCAGCTGGTGAGCCTGGATCTGGGCTTCAAGACTAAGGCCTTCACCACCATCCTGCTGCTCTTCGTGGGCTTCTCGCTGTGCTGGCTGCCGCACACGGTCTACAGCCTGCTGGCCGTGTTCAGCCGGCGCTTCTACTGCAGCCGCGACTTCTACGTCGCCAGCTCGTGCGTGCTGTGGCTCGGCTACCTCAAGTCGGCCTTGAACCCGCTGCTGTACTGCTGGCGCATCAAGCGGTTCCGCGAGGCCTGCGCGGACTTACTGCCGCAAGGCGCGCACGTACTGCCCGGGCTGCCCGAGCGCCTGCGCAGAAGGACCCGGCCCCGCGCGCTGTACGTCTGCGGCGAGAGCCAGTCCTCGGTGTAG